CAATTCAAGGAGTATCGAAAGGGGCACGATCGTCGACCGCGCCCAGCTCGAAAGACTGTAGATATTGAGTGGAAGCCCGTCGGGGAGGAGGTTTATCTCGACCGGAATCGACGGAACCGCCTTCCAGTCCATCTCTCCGAAAAGGGCGAGGAATATCCTCGTAAAGACCCTCGAGTTCTCCACGCCGCCCTTTTCGAGAATAAATTCTCTCGCCTTCTCCAGGCGGCTGTCGTCGGCGGAAAACCCGGCGAGCTTGAGCGCAAAATAGGCCTCAACGGTCGTGCTGAGCTCCCCCTTGCCGCCCCAGTATAACGCCCAGGTCCCGTCCGTTCTCTGGCGTTTCAGGATATAGTTCGCTATCTTCTCCTTCCTCTTTTCGTCGGCAAGGCCGAGGAAATGGAGGAGCATCAGGTATTCGGCGGTTATCGTCACATTCGATTCGAGTTCGTACCACCAGTAGCCGTCCTCATGCTGCTGGTGCAGAAAATAGGACTGTGTCTTTCGCATCGCCTCGGCGACTCCTTCCATGATCCCGGTCTCTCCGGCGGCCGGCATCGACCGCACGGCCCGCTCGTCCCGGAGAAGAGCAGAATCGGCCCGGAGAGGCTGTCCGAAGGACCCCGCCATCTTATCGCGCAAGGGTATATCCATGTTTTTAAAAACTAACAGACCCCCCTTCCTTTGTCAAGGCAGGTATGCCCGCCTCTGACGCAAGAAAATAATCTCTTCCGCATTGAAAAGAGTGATCCTTTTCTGTCTGGAAACGCGAGGTTTCATAAACGGGAAGAGCGGAACCTATTTCGATAGAACGCTTTAGTATAGCAAATCGTCGCATTTTTTGGAGCAGGAAAGAGCGGCGCAAAAGACGGAGGGAATTACTGTCGGTTCGGGGTATTCATTGCGCGCCTTTTACCGTGGAGCTCGAGCAGCGCCGGCAATAAGACGAGCGTACAGAGGATGAGAAATCCGAAGCAGAAGGTGAGGAGGA
This is a stretch of genomic DNA from Thermodesulfovibrionales bacterium. It encodes these proteins:
- a CDS encoding prenyltransferase/squalene oxidase repeat-containing protein — protein: MRDKMAGSFGQPLRADSALLRDERAVRSMPAAGETGIMEGVAEAMRKTQSYFLHQQHEDGYWWYELESNVTITAEYLMLLHFLGLADEKRKEKIANYILKRQRTDGTWALYWGGKGELSTTVEAYFALKLAGFSADDSRLEKAREFILEKGGVENSRVFTRIFLALFGEMDWKAVPSIPVEINLLPDGLPLNIYSLSSWARSTIVPLSILLEL